A genomic region of Dreissena polymorpha isolate Duluth1 chromosome 4, UMN_Dpol_1.0, whole genome shotgun sequence contains the following coding sequences:
- the LOC127877546 gene encoding uncharacterized protein LOC127877546 isoform X2, with protein MGNSCKKSREVTSESNQKGKKKGAVHTVTTIGKENTPHGTENEWSVVGSINRDQISASRNAGKPPQRVKGTTGFSTQGSIPGSIPAAVSDKATLGEASEEQSYEQPDAHKDLLCAATKQDENLGMEFRHKKIVEQLQKELKDLRNQEDAFRYQIEEYRKEINRLNSEQNQKRNGQTQKLEQNQDEIVRLRKENETLQLRLSRIAADHLMDNNPDIADLSDQNRATNLDEQFGEIYCNEWTVAFDSLTERFKKTDRESIALLLKILKLPHNVAVTLKALKDTKKKCYTFTLTAIQEEINSNLNNEIGLAVLEDHSVMKYVLSVTKVCWLMNISDPPLVIYAKCKPGALLDRNFFKEYLSAGDVVDFLVWPALRVCKDGSIVRKGIAEPKDTNQDGQ; from the exons gtGACATCGGAAAGTAACCAAAAGGGAAAGAAGAAAGG GGCAGTGCATACAGTAACAACGATAGGGAAAGAAAATACCCCTCATGGAACTGAAAATGAATGGTCTGTTGTCGGTTCTATAAACCGTGATCAAATATCTGCCTCACGTAATGCTGGAAAGCCTCCACAGCGAGTCAAGGGAACTACCGGATTCTCGACTCAGGGCAGTATTCCAGGATCAATTCCAGCA GCAGTTTCGGACAAAGCGACACTGGGTGAAGCATCAGAAGAGCAAAG CTACGAGCAGCCTGACGCACACAAGGATCTCTTATGTGCCGCAACTAAACAAGACGAGAATCTGGGCATGGAGTTCCGTCACAAGAAAATTGTTGAACAACTCCAAAAAGAGTTGAAAGACTTAAG aaatcaGGAAGATGCTTTTAGATATCAAATCGAAGAATATAGAAAAGAAATAAATCGTCTTAATTCTGAACAGAATCAAAAAAG AAATGGTCAAACGCAGAAACTTGAACAAAATCAAGATGAAATTGTTCGCCTGCGAAAGGAAAATGAAACTCTCCAGCTACG ATTAAGTCGGATAGCAGCTGATCATCTCATGGATAACAATCCAGACATAGCGGACCTCAGTGATCAAAACAGGGCTACCAATCTTGACGAACAGTTTGGAGAAATATACTGCAACGAGTGGACAGTTGCTTTTGACAGCCTTACAGAACGGTTCAAGAAAACTGACCGTGAATCGATAGCTTTACTTTTGAAAATACTCAAG CTTCCTCACAACGTAGCAGTAACCCTAAAGGCACTTAAAGACACAAAGAAGAAATGTTACACATTCACACTTACAGCAATACAGGAA GAAATCAACTCAAATCTCAATAACGAGATAGGACTGGCAGTATTAGAGGACCACAGCGTAATGAAATATGTGCTTTCCGTCACTAAAGTGTGTTGGCTGATGAACATATCTGATCCCCCGTTGGTGATATACGCAAAGTGCAAACCTGGTGCACTTTTGGACAGAAACTTCTTTAAGGAATACTTGTCCGCAGGTGACGTTGTTGACTTTTTGGTCTGGCCAGCATTGCGCGTGTGCAAAGACGGCTCTATTGTTCGAAAGGGTATTGCTGAACCAAAGGACACAAACCAAGACGGCCAATGA
- the LOC127877546 gene encoding uncharacterized protein LOC127877546 isoform X1, whose product MGNSCKKSREVTSESNQKGKKKGAVHTVTTIGKENTPHGTENEWSVVGSINRDQISASRNAGKPPQRVKGTTGFSTQGSIPGSIPAAVSDKATLGEASEEQSYEQPDAHKDLLCAATKQDENLGMEFRHKKIVEQLQKELKDLRNQEDAFRYQIEEYRKEINRLNSEQNQKRNGQTQKLEQNQDEIVRLRKENETLQLRLSRIAADHLMDNNPDIADLSDQNRATNLDEQFGEIYCNEWTVAFDSLTERFKKTDRESIALLLKILKTINHICKSRARDQLRTLQTKVAKFIGTDALPHNVAVTLKALKDTKKKCYTFTLTAIQEEINSNLNNEIGLAVLEDHSVMKYVLSVTKVCWLMNISDPPLVIYAKCKPGALLDRNFFKEYLSAGDVVDFLVWPALRVCKDGSIVRKGIAEPKDTNQDGQ is encoded by the exons gtGACATCGGAAAGTAACCAAAAGGGAAAGAAGAAAGG GGCAGTGCATACAGTAACAACGATAGGGAAAGAAAATACCCCTCATGGAACTGAAAATGAATGGTCTGTTGTCGGTTCTATAAACCGTGATCAAATATCTGCCTCACGTAATGCTGGAAAGCCTCCACAGCGAGTCAAGGGAACTACCGGATTCTCGACTCAGGGCAGTATTCCAGGATCAATTCCAGCA GCAGTTTCGGACAAAGCGACACTGGGTGAAGCATCAGAAGAGCAAAG CTACGAGCAGCCTGACGCACACAAGGATCTCTTATGTGCCGCAACTAAACAAGACGAGAATCTGGGCATGGAGTTCCGTCACAAGAAAATTGTTGAACAACTCCAAAAAGAGTTGAAAGACTTAAG aaatcaGGAAGATGCTTTTAGATATCAAATCGAAGAATATAGAAAAGAAATAAATCGTCTTAATTCTGAACAGAATCAAAAAAG AAATGGTCAAACGCAGAAACTTGAACAAAATCAAGATGAAATTGTTCGCCTGCGAAAGGAAAATGAAACTCTCCAGCTACG ATTAAGTCGGATAGCAGCTGATCATCTCATGGATAACAATCCAGACATAGCGGACCTCAGTGATCAAAACAGGGCTACCAATCTTGACGAACAGTTTGGAGAAATATACTGCAACGAGTGGACAGTTGCTTTTGACAGCCTTACAGAACGGTTCAAGAAAACTGACCGTGAATCGATAGCTTTACTTTTGAAAATACTCAAG ACCATCAACCATATTTGCAAGTCACGCGCAAGAGATCAGTTACGGACTCTTCAGACGAAAGTAGCAAAATTCATTGGCACCGATGCG CTTCCTCACAACGTAGCAGTAACCCTAAAGGCACTTAAAGACACAAAGAAGAAATGTTACACATTCACACTTACAGCAATACAGGAA GAAATCAACTCAAATCTCAATAACGAGATAGGACTGGCAGTATTAGAGGACCACAGCGTAATGAAATATGTGCTTTCCGTCACTAAAGTGTGTTGGCTGATGAACATATCTGATCCCCCGTTGGTGATATACGCAAAGTGCAAACCTGGTGCACTTTTGGACAGAAACTTCTTTAAGGAATACTTGTCCGCAGGTGACGTTGTTGACTTTTTGGTCTGGCCAGCATTGCGCGTGTGCAAAGACGGCTCTATTGTTCGAAAGGGTATTGCTGAACCAAAGGACACAAACCAAGACGGCCAATGA
- the LOC127877546 gene encoding uncharacterized protein LOC127877546 isoform X3, giving the protein MGNSCKKSREVTSESNQKGKKKGAVHTVTTIGKENTPHGTENEWSVVGSINRDQISASRNAGKPPQRVKGTTGFSTQGSIPGSIPAAVSDKATLGEASEEQSYEQPDAHKDLLCAATKQDENLGMEFRHKKIVEQLQKELKDLRNQEDAFRYQIEEYRKEINRLNSEQNQKRNGQTQKLEQNQDEIVRLRKENETLQLRLSRIAADHLMDNNPDIADLSDQNRATNLDEQFGEIYCNEWTVAFDSLTERFKKTDRESIALLLKILKTINHICKSRARDQLRTLQTKVAKFIGTDALPHNVAVTLKALKDTKKKCYTFTLTAIQEEIIHWIYELLAGYDDRGSNF; this is encoded by the exons gtGACATCGGAAAGTAACCAAAAGGGAAAGAAGAAAGG GGCAGTGCATACAGTAACAACGATAGGGAAAGAAAATACCCCTCATGGAACTGAAAATGAATGGTCTGTTGTCGGTTCTATAAACCGTGATCAAATATCTGCCTCACGTAATGCTGGAAAGCCTCCACAGCGAGTCAAGGGAACTACCGGATTCTCGACTCAGGGCAGTATTCCAGGATCAATTCCAGCA GCAGTTTCGGACAAAGCGACACTGGGTGAAGCATCAGAAGAGCAAAG CTACGAGCAGCCTGACGCACACAAGGATCTCTTATGTGCCGCAACTAAACAAGACGAGAATCTGGGCATGGAGTTCCGTCACAAGAAAATTGTTGAACAACTCCAAAAAGAGTTGAAAGACTTAAG aaatcaGGAAGATGCTTTTAGATATCAAATCGAAGAATATAGAAAAGAAATAAATCGTCTTAATTCTGAACAGAATCAAAAAAG AAATGGTCAAACGCAGAAACTTGAACAAAATCAAGATGAAATTGTTCGCCTGCGAAAGGAAAATGAAACTCTCCAGCTACG ATTAAGTCGGATAGCAGCTGATCATCTCATGGATAACAATCCAGACATAGCGGACCTCAGTGATCAAAACAGGGCTACCAATCTTGACGAACAGTTTGGAGAAATATACTGCAACGAGTGGACAGTTGCTTTTGACAGCCTTACAGAACGGTTCAAGAAAACTGACCGTGAATCGATAGCTTTACTTTTGAAAATACTCAAG ACCATCAACCATATTTGCAAGTCACGCGCAAGAGATCAGTTACGGACTCTTCAGACGAAAGTAGCAAAATTCATTGGCACCGATGCG CTTCCTCACAACGTAGCAGTAACCCTAAAGGCACTTAAAGACACAAAGAAGAAATGTTACACATTCACACTTACAGCAATACAGGAA GAAATCATTCATTGGATATATGAGCTATTGGCCGGATACGATGATAGAGGCTCGAACTTTTGA